Below is a window of Neodiprion virginianus isolate iyNeoVirg1 chromosome 4, iyNeoVirg1.1, whole genome shotgun sequence DNA.
TAGATTCATTCATCTCTATACTACCGCACCCCTACACAGTATACTGATGAATATGTGTACGTACCCATAGGTATACATGAATGCGAATTCTTAGTGGCTGAACGTTGGTGTGACAAAATTGATGGTCGGGTGCGCGAAACTTGGCACGCAGTTTAAATACAACCGTGAGAAGCCGCGCGTTACTCTATTTATAAAGCttggaagaaaacaaatatcgCCTGAAATAGATTATCATTCACAACGTTCGACTTATACACCTACGCGAGCTTGCGGTGATATCACCAAGTATAATTTGTTCGATGCCACGAAACTTTACAAATTCGAAAGGTACATAgattggtataaaaataaaaagataaaaattatatcgaaaggtaatgaaaatatttttcacacactGCGTGCAGTTGCCGCTTGGtgtgtatgtaggtatatataccCATATACAATACATGTAATAGGTTGTCATGCTGCTACGTAGAATAATTAATACCCTGCGTTTATTAAGCCTCTCTTGAGAGGCGAAATGAATTGCACGTGGAGCGTAAGAATGATTGTAGGCGGAGAAAGGCGGAACAGAAACAAATGTGATCATAGCGTATGCAGTTGACGTTGTGTCAAGAGATTTTCAGGATACAAGTGAATCTCGTGACGTCAGAGGCGTGTGAAGCACGTGTGAAGGAGATGGTCGACCGGCAACGAGATGTTGCTGTGAGAGCGGGGGAGATGCTGAAGCATCTAAAAGAACTATGAAAAACTGGTCAATGGGATTCACGCGTCGCGTCGATACAGATACAGCGATTTGCCGTGATATCTCTGAAATTAATTACGCTTCGTACATATTCTATTACACGGGATACATGCCGTCGATAAGTAATCCCGGAAATGGATTTCATATTTCGTACGTTAAGCAGCAGCTCGTTTTCAAAAAACCATCTCTCGTAACTCTTGTTGTTTCTCTAACGTACTAGACGACGAGAATGAGCTCCGCGAAGAATGAAGATTATACCTATGTTCATAATTATATCACAGAATAATGCATATCAGTGAATATAGTGCACTCGTAATTTTATCTTTCTCGTTTCACTACGGTTGAAATTTCTATTTGTAATGGTATTTAAAAATCTGCACTCACATGAATTTccctttttcaattcaatttcattatcaTGATTGTTGTTATTAATGATGGTATTGTcaatgagtaaaaaattatctcgaTACCACAAGCGTGCGTTTAGTGTGCGTGGTATACACATAGTTGTAATTCACCCAGGTGCAAGGTATACTATCGTTTATTTCGCCTCGATCTTTGCTGTGCACTACGTCAAGATGTCAGAGCCGACCCGATCCGACCCGAGCCGATCCTATTATCCGGGGTAGAGTTGGTAGTTGGACGTGTACTCTCGCTGCAGGGGAACGTATAGCCGTAATGGGGCTCACAAAGCAAAACAAAGTGAAGTCAGGTCAAATACAAGACAGGCAATAAACACGGAGCGAGATAAACGGAGTGTTGTACCCGATCCTCGAGTAGAACGCGCAATGTGGAGAAGTATGGAAGGAGAGGGCAGACTTGAGATTTATCCTTAAATACCTATAAGGTGCGTCGTCAACCCTtacttccttccttcctttctcgTCGTCTGATCTCTgtcaataatatttattacagcATACACGTACATGCATCATCAAGTTACGGGAATATCGAGAAACATGCAGCGTACCGTAAAATTACTTGTCGAGAATCGAGGATAATTAACCAAATGTTGTACTCATTTTCACTGTTCTCAGATGCCACAGACAGTACCGTCCGCGGCTGGGTTCTCGTCGTCTTTCGACTATAGCCCGTTCGCCTTCGACCTCTCACTACTTCCCGAGGACCAAGACTCCCTGAACTCCCAGAGCAGCCTGCTGAAACCACCCCAGATAAAGCGGGAGGCTTGCTCGCCCCGACCGGGATCACCGAATACCTACCCGAGCCCACCCTATCCCGGGCTCTGCGGAGAACTCTCCCCAAACTATTCGGTCGGCGACGGATCACCAGGATATCCCACCAGCCCGTACTACGTGCCCCAGAGTCCTCTCAGCGCCCAGTTTTACCCGACGAGTCCCGAACCTGCCTCCAAGCAGCCTGCCAAGAGAGAAAAGAGCTTGGACCTCCTGGCCATCCTTCAAGAGTCTAGGTAAGTTTTCTACGCTACGAGGCAACTGGTCTACCAATTCGATCAAAATTGACTTTTTATACCTGACCGGAATGGTTTAAGAAGTAGGCGGATGTAATAAGACACCTAGCAATTCCCGCGTCTTTTCTAGGCTTCTTGCCGAAAGTCTTGGGTACAAGGATCAGGACTCAACGGACTGCACGGTGCCCTGTACCCCACCTCGTACCGAGGAGGACATATACAACACGCTGGACACGGACTTTTTCGCCAAGAAGGAGGAAGAGTCGAACCCGCTCTTGAAGGAAATACTCTTCAAGGAGGAACCGCTTTCGGCGGATTCATCCTCGCCGTTATCCCATAACACTACTGCGCTAGAATTCGAGAATTCTCCGCTTCGTGAACTACTCTTCAGAAGTACGACTGGTAGTCATCATCaccatcagcagcagcagcaccaccaccaccatcaccaccaaAATAAACCAGGTGATATAAACGGAAATTTGACTGGCGGAAGGCTCGAGGAGGAGCAACATCACCACCTCGCCTCGCCTGCGGGTAGCGATCTCCAGTTAAGGGAGGAGGCGATATTTAAAGAACACTCGAAGAACGATCACCAGCTTCTCAGGGAGGTTCTCAGGGACACAAGCTTTCAGAGAAAGTACAACCTGAGACCCGTAGATCTTGGAGGTGTTGGGACGGGTTTCGTCGAGAACATGGAGGGCAGCGAGTGCGTCGGTGACTTGGCCAGAGAGCAAATCGAACCGGTACTAAGCCTCGCTATGCAGCAGCTTCAGAAGGACTTTGACAACACTTGCGTCGCTCTAGGCATCCATCCTGGTGAGTTGCGAAaggagaaaacttttttttttttactggtACGAAAAATTGGACGTCCCGCCAATCGTTGAGCTTCCGTTTATTACGGAACGCATGCAGCCGACATACATCTGCTTGCAGACACGCGGTACGacgatgtaattttttcacattcatcTCTCTACTCGTACGTTCATACCTATGACTACCTTGCCCCGAGCCAAGTAGCTATGCCTCTATGCCTACCTATGTAGGTATAGGTACATACGTGCTGCTGCTTCTAGTGGCGATGAGACCGGTTCTCATCTATTGGTTTAAGCGGTGACGTCACACCTTGGGATATAACCTACGCACCAATACCCGTGTCTAGTGTAATTGGCTTCTtcaatttatacgtataagtatGCATAGATGATCCccattttctttcaatcctACCTGGAAGATTTTATAAGAGcaaaaaaatcggtttttcAAACGACGCATCGCCATGCTCTTGCTgtcatttgtatttttgcaTTCGTCCTCCTTTAGAGCCGAGGCGGTGGAGCGCTGCTGATGTTGCTGCATGGGTCCAGTGGGCTCGTAGACAGCTCCAGTTACCTTCGGTACCGCTCGAGAGTTTCAACATCGATGGTGCCACCCTCACGTCCCTCACCGAGGAAGAATTTTGTCAAAGGGCTCCGCAGGTGAGAATAGCGAATTGACTTTCAGATGCGAACAATTCCACAGTTTCTTCGATTGACGAATCGAATACACGGATATAGGTGTATAGATGTCATCGCTACAGGCTACTTACACCAGCAGTGATTCCATATTCGTCCGACAAGGAAAGAAACAGCGATCGTGTCACAGAACTTCGGAGAGTGAGATATTTACTCGACTCGTGTCTCAAAGTCGGAGTCAGAGTctgtataagtatacataGATGCGCAGCATCATCCGTAGACGCGCGATGTTCAGTAAAGTATGCTAATATTTGTCAGAAGCGACGCTTAGATAAACGCGTTCTTACGTAACCAACGACTTGCGCGATTAAAAGTTTTGTAGTAATTTTAGTATTATAATGGGGCGCAAGAGATACACggatatacctatataccaCGGATATGTGGTCTGTACAACACATTTTAAGAATCTGCTCTTCTCCCTGCTTTCTGTGTAGTTTTCCTGTATACATTCAAGGAAGAAGACAAAGAATCTGAGATTATGAATATtgttcgtttgaaaaattctcttctTCTCGAGCCGTAGACATTCatgcgaaataaaattgactCGTTATCAAACCATAATCGAGTGTGAATCTTGGTTTGAATTACCCACCACATAATATACCGATTTTAATGTTTTCCGAAAATTCGATACTTCATTTTCGACTTGATAGAACAATGATTTATTTCTACCGCAAACTACGTTAATTTTCTACGATTTTGTACGTCATTTAGAACACTTCGTAGTTTTGTCGTGGAATTTTTCGTAGATTATTGTACTTATTGATAGAGCTTGTTactttttcgttaaaaatagTACATTTACATCAAATACGTAGCCCTTTCCTATTCACTTACACGTAAAACACCATACTTTGTCGTAGATTCTTGAACTTTTGGGTAAGGTAAAAAATCGTATGTACGATTCCCGTACTTTTATAGGAATTATAATTCAACATAATTTTTAGTTGATTCTCGCTGTGTTCTACGGAATTCTACgaacaaagaaattaaatcTACTACAAGTCATAAATTTTAAGGGGACCTTGCGGTCTAGCGGGTGAGAATTTGACTGctattcaacattttttttttaatgaaagaaatgaacaacgttatttaaattttgtagGTATGTTGCATTACTtgtaaatttaacgaaattggaaattaaaaaaaaaacaaaatttttttattattttacaaccGGTGCTGAAGTCGTCCCTTCGAAAAATGTTGACGTTGCTGCTGTTAATGGATTTGGTTCTCCACTTATccgaaatcaaaaaattaaaaatgatccGTAATTATTATGAGTATATCTATCGCAGGAACTataatgaggaaaaaaaaatgacaacatGGCGTATTGTCAAACTCAGAAGTCGGAACACAGCCTGATTTTAACAACGTTTtgcttacaaaaaaattataaatacttgatggaaaatttttagtcccTGCGATAGCTGCCAGTGTACTTAATaacatattttaatttgagATGAATCGGTCgagtagttttttttcattcattaaCACAAGACAGAAAAAAGTAGTTTCGAGATAAACgcgtttaaaatttaaaataagtatttcctcaaaaaaattagatttaaaCGTGTACTTACATTAATCTGAATTGAATAATAGAATAACTCATACTAGATTCGACATTTAATTCTAATTCGACACTACTTTTTAGTTTATTTGCAGAGGTACCAGTGTATTCTGGTGCATTttcatatgtatatctattaactttgaacgattttttttgctttgaaGCTTGGTCTTCTACTAGTACCGCTACCTTGTTTacgatccatttttttttttttaatatatttttttaacaataataattttactcgaTGTTATTCTGTCTGTAGACCGAGTTATAGTAACCGATTTAACTCTcaaaactaaaatattttcactgcAACTCTGGTAAACAACTCAGGTGCGTTTTTACGAACAATAGAACTATTCAATGAGCGGACCGCCCGGGCGCCCCTTCTACTTACTTTCGCGCCGACCTTCAATGCGCTGTAAAACTTAAAATACTGTGAATATCATTACCGAATTTTTACAGTATATTCTTAAGATACTATactttcgaaatattgaaaaaaaaaatcgattttttgaaaattctagaCCGCAAGGTCCCcttaaaatgattttttgtagaaagtcgtaaattttcaaaactcgcCGCAGAAACTCGtagatttttacaaaattaaacGCGGTTCTAcgaagaataaatttcataatgtTTGGGaccgaaattgaaattatctATCATAAAAAGTCGTAGATATTCATAAttaatcgtataaaaaaaaaaaaattaaatctacTTCCAACAtgtcatttttataatttttcggaGAAAGACTtggatttttataatttttcgtagaaatttgTACTTTTCTGTGAAAAATACTACACTTTTTCgcgattattttcaatctttgaCGCATTTATACGATGTTTTGctattttttacgatttcaTACGACCCgcaatttttcgtaatttgatgtaaaaattgttttccccAGAGTTATCACGCGAGCAATAACGTGATGCGGCAATAACTTTGACGTCAAGCGGTTAACAAACTTGTAAACACGCAGGGAATATAATAAGATATTTGCTGGAGAATTCCCTTTACAGTTTGTAATAAGAAATCTGATAATTACGGGAAAGGATATCTCGGAACTGATGTATAAACCCTGAGCAAAAGTGATATGCTATTAGAAGTGAAAGTGAGTTTCTGGGAAATTGTACTCGTTCTCTGCTGCACGTAACCTGATACTTACAACGTAAATTTAAAAGAACGAAAATCTGTTTTCTCTTACCTCAATTATATTCAGGCGGTGGAACGATTTCCTGGTAGAACTACCCCCCACCGCAGCTTCCCGTCATATGATTTTTCCATATAGTTATACAATGTTTCTACCCGTGACACGTTCAAAGATATTGTACACGATGAAATGGGATgagtaaaaagtaaaatgtaTTTCCACCATAATATGCgcgtaataataatttttgtattgcATTCCGCATAAACTTGCTTCAATGTAATTATTATGTGTAACTGTACACCTGCACGATCGGAGAAAGTCGGTGCTGTAATACTTCCTTGAACTGACAAGCCGACACGcgactgaaattcaaaaatatgtattttttttacaataatttgcGGAACAGGTCTTGAAATCGCAGACTTGACGCCTTTTTATAATTTGTCCCGCGCATACATTTGATACAGTGCGTAATCATCGAACTTTCTGTGCCATTGCCAAAACATTTACACAACGTTAATTCGCTGTACAGTTTCTGAAtattctgcaaaaaaaaaaaaaggagaggaAAACGAGGCATTAATAAAGAACAAATCATTTGCAACTATTgttgttgcaaaaataatttacgattaAATTCTATACAAATTCTCATTTCATCCATCCAGCGGTGCGGAATGATTTTCTTTGGAACTAGACATGAAAAAAGGCTGCCCCGTGAAACAAATATATTATGACTAGGTATGAGAATATacaaaggaagaaaaaaaaagttaaaaaagtAACGTAGCTACGACTTGCACGCACAGTCGCTCGTTGTTGGAGTGGTAACGTTTTTTCGCGGAACGATTAGAAGATCGAATCGAAACACTGCTCAGGGCCCCGCAATGGAGAATAGATCACGCCTTGTGATTCATTCGAATAGTTGTACCTGGCTGTAGGTctatatgtatttaaaatgaaagaacAATACCTATGAATACTTcagaaatgacaaaaaaaagtataaggAGAATTTTTCCACGGGGGTAAATGGCAATTTGTTGCCAAGGACATGTCTGTCGTGACACACGCGGATATCACAATGTTACGCAATCGGATTCATTTGATTTCATCAACAGTTATAATTAAGAAaaagcaagagagagagagagagagagagaacagGAAGAACAATtctgtacacgtatatacttatttatatacataaacatTGTTCGTCCAACTCTCACGTGATTGCTCATTCAGTGAATAATAAActgagaaaattattcaaattgttCCGGCTACTCGAGATTGGTCAATTGATGAACTTTCCGACTCCCCGATTGGCCAGACCGACGCCATAACGCACAGCACGCCGAAGTGGGTCGCACACACGCGTTGCGCATTATTGCCGACAGCTTTCTCTTTGGCATCGCGAGTCACTCGACGTCTATTTACCACCAgcctgtataatatacaaagaAGAACACCtcaaattgcaatttttatatactagtattttcttttaataatcgagggggggggggggggggggggagtcaTTGGTAGTCTGAAACGAGAATTTCGTCCGTATTCTGCAGTAGCTTTGGCCGCCATCTTCAATTTACGGTTCAAGTCGGTAAACATCGGTCGTAGACAAAAACTTGTTATGACCAGAGATGTAGAGAATTAAATTGCCTACAAGTTTAATCGTTACCATTTATAGTCAAAAGTTAAAGATGGGTGAATTATTTagacaaaaacaaattccCTCATAAATTTAAGATATTGGCTGAAACTACTGCAGAATCTGGTTGAAATTCtgaatatatatacctatgacCCTCCGCTACgattaaaaaaaggaaagagtggtatcgaaaaattgcaattttaattttatttatattccgaATGGACGAGTATTATTATACCAGCTCTCCGCTATATGCAAAAGTATATCTACAATGTTCCTCCGAACCGAGGAAGCAAGAAAGCAACAAagcaaaaataacaaaaataaatataatgcaCGAACTGTATGCATATGACAGTTGTTGATCGATCGTGTTATCTGTTTCACAGTGCGGCAGCATGCTTCACGCGCAACTGGAGATCTGGAAGGCGGCGGTCGAGGAATCCCCGAGAAACACCCTCGCGGCCTCTTGGAGCCCTCCTGGAACCGTTCCAGCGACACCTGCGAGCAGCGCCAGCGACGCTTCCTCGATGCCCGCTTCGGTCAACACCGCTGGACCAGCGTCCGCGGGCAGCGGTTCGGGATGCGCGATGCAGGAATATTCGGAAGGTAAGCAGGGATACTGAAATTACGTAATTATCCTCTTGATCCCAACTTACGACCCTCTAACATGCCTTCGGAAACTGCATTCTCTCAACAGACGAGGAGGAAGATCCGATCCCCGCGCAGAACGCCGGTGGAAAGATCCGCAACGGTGGATCTCACATTCATCTCTGGCAGTTCTTGAAGGAACTCCTGCAGAACCCGGGAGTACACGGATCCTGCATCCGGTGGCTGGACCGAAGCAAAGGGGTCTTCAAGATCGAGGATTCCGTGCGGGTCGCGAGACTCTGGGGTAAGCGGAAGAATCGCCCTGCTATGAACTACGACAAGCTCAGCCGTAGCATAAGGCAGTACTACAAGAAGGGAATCATGAAGAAAACGGAACGCAGTCAGAGACTCGTTTATCAATTTTGCCATCCCTACTGCCTCTAGGCGAACAAGATGCGTGAAAGAGGGAAAATCTTACGGATACTTTGGCCTAGTTGTGTTGAGTATGCGTAAGTCAAACCATTGCACTTCCGTCCTCACATTAATTCGTATACTGTATAATACATTTCTTAGACTTATTGCGTAGAATACAGGTACCGTATCAAGGTATACCGTGCCGAATCACCGATGAAATTTGTGCTCGACTTACGATCGGACGAATCTTCGTTGCGcggttattttaatttttatgcatattctcaactttattattattattagtattattattatttttgttattatcgtcatcatcgtcattgGCAAAGAAGCTGATACGTGCAGAAACGTAGATGTATGTTCGATATTCGACCGGAGTCGAGCAAAATTATAATCGGGTTGACTTCCAACTCTTTCCGATCACGTATGGATGAAGGTGGTAACGAGGGGTAAAGAGTTTAAAACCGGAAGTCCTTACATAAT
It encodes the following:
- the LOC124302180 gene encoding uncharacterized protein LOC124302180 isoform X1, which translates into the protein MVYGSSFDMDSMPQTVPSAAGFSSSFDYSPFAFDLSLLPEDQDSLNSQSSLLKPPQIKREACSPRPGSPNTYPSPPYPGLCGELSPNYSVGDGSPGYPTSPYYVPQSPLSAQFYPTSPEPASKQPAKREKSLDLLAILQESRLLAESLGYKDQDSTDCTVPCTPPRTEEDIYNTLDTDFFAKKEEESNPLLKEILFKEEPLSADSSSPLSHNTTALEFENSPLRELLFRSTTGSHHHHQQQQHHHHHHHQNKPGDINGNLTGGRLEEEQHHHLASPAGSDLQLREEAIFKEHSKNDHQLLREVLRDTSFQRKYNLRPVDLGGVGTGFVENMEGSECVGDLAREQIEPVLSLAMQQLQKDFDNTCVALGIHPEPRRWSAADVAAWVQWARRQLQLPSVPLESFNIDGATLTSLTEEEFCQRAPQCGSMLHAQLEIWKAAVEESPRNTLAASWSPPGTVPATPASSASDASSMPASVNTAGPASAGSGSGCAMQEYSEDEEEDPIPAQNAGGKIRNGGSHIHLWQFLKELLQNPGVHGSCIRWLDRSKGVFKIEDSVRVARLWGKRKNRPAMNYDKLSRSIRQYYKKGIMKKTERSQRLVYQFCHPYCL
- the LOC124302180 gene encoding uncharacterized protein LOC124302180 isoform X3; translation: MVYGSSFDMDSMPQTVPSAAGFSSSFDYSPFAFDLSLLPEDQDSLNSQSSLLKPPQIKREACSPRPGSPNTYPSPPYPGLCGELSPNYSVGDGSPGYPTSPYYVPQSPLSAQFYPTSPEPASKQPAKREKSLDLLAILQESRLLAESLGYKDQDSTDCTVPCTPPRTEEDIYNTLDTDFFAKKEEESNPLLKEILFKEEPLSADSSSPLSHNTTALEFENSPLRELLFRSTTGSHHHHQQQQHHHHHHHQNKPGDINGNLTGGRLEEEQHHHLASPAGSDLQLREEAIFKEHSKNDHQLLREVLRDTSFQRKYNLRPVDLGGVGTGFVENMEGSECVGDLAREQIEPVLSLAMQQLQKDFDNTCVALGIHPEPRRWSAADVAAWVQWARRQLQLPSVPLESFNIDGATLTSLTEEEFCQRAPQVYRCHRYRLLTPAVIPYSSDKERNSDRVTELRRVRYLLDSCLKVGVRVCISIHRCAASSVDARCSVKYANICQKRRLDKRVLT
- the LOC124302180 gene encoding uncharacterized protein LOC124302180 isoform X2, which gives rise to MPQTVPSAAGFSSSFDYSPFAFDLSLLPEDQDSLNSQSSLLKPPQIKREACSPRPGSPNTYPSPPYPGLCGELSPNYSVGDGSPGYPTSPYYVPQSPLSAQFYPTSPEPASKQPAKREKSLDLLAILQESRLLAESLGYKDQDSTDCTVPCTPPRTEEDIYNTLDTDFFAKKEEESNPLLKEILFKEEPLSADSSSPLSHNTTALEFENSPLRELLFRSTTGSHHHHQQQQHHHHHHHQNKPGDINGNLTGGRLEEEQHHHLASPAGSDLQLREEAIFKEHSKNDHQLLREVLRDTSFQRKYNLRPVDLGGVGTGFVENMEGSECVGDLAREQIEPVLSLAMQQLQKDFDNTCVALGIHPEPRRWSAADVAAWVQWARRQLQLPSVPLESFNIDGATLTSLTEEEFCQRAPQCGSMLHAQLEIWKAAVEESPRNTLAASWSPPGTVPATPASSASDASSMPASVNTAGPASAGSGSGCAMQEYSEDEEEDPIPAQNAGGKIRNGGSHIHLWQFLKELLQNPGVHGSCIRWLDRSKGVFKIEDSVRVARLWGKRKNRPAMNYDKLSRSIRQYYKKGIMKKTERSQRLVYQFCHPYCL